CGGTCGTGTCCTCCATCGCGCCCGACGAGTCCGACCCCGCCGTCTCGCTCAACGTCAACGCGGACGCCGCGGCCGCCGCGCTCGCCGTGGCCCTCGGCGCCGAGAAGCTCGTCATCCTCACCGACGTCGCGGGCCTCTACCGCGACTGGCCCGACCGCGGATCCCTCGTCTCCGACATCCGCGCCGACGAGCTCCGCGCGCTCCTGCCCTCGCTCGAGTCGGGCATGATCCCCAAGATGGCGGCGTGCCTCGAGGCCGTCGACGGGGGAGTGCCCAAAGCCGCCATCATCGACGGCCGCATCCCGCACTCGATGCTCCTCGAGATCTTCACCACGAACGGAATCGGAACGGAGGTCGTGCCCGCATGACCACGACCCAGCCAGAGCGCCGCACCACCCAGACCGAGAGCGAGTGGTCCGACCGCTTCCAGGCCGCGATGATGCGCTCGTCGCCGCCCCCGCTCGCCATGCTGGTGCGCGGCGAGGGCTGCCGCGTGTGGGACTCGACGGGCCGCGAGTACCTCGACTTCCTCGCCGGCATCGCCGTCAACTCTCTCGGGCACGCGCACCCGGCGCTCATCCGCGCGGTCACCGAGCAGGTGTCCACGCTCGCGCACGTGTCCAACTACTTCGCCACGCCGCCGCAGATCGCGCTCGCCGAGCGCCTCCGCCGCATCACCGGCGCGGGCGACACCGGCCGCGTGTACTTCGGCAACTCGGGCGCCGAGGCGAACGAGGCCGCGTTCAAGCTCGCGCGCCGCAACGGATCCGCGCATCGCACGCGCGTCATCACCCTCCAGGGCTCCTTCCACGGCCGCACGATGGGCGCTCTCGCGCTCACCGGGCAGCCCGCGCTCCAGGCGCCCTTCCTCCCGCTCCCCGGCGGCGTCGAGCACATCGCGCCGACCCTCGAGGCGCTCGAGGCGGCGATCGACGACACCGTCCAGGCGCTCATCCTGGAGCCGATCCAGGGCGAGGCCGGCGTGGTCGACCTGCCCGCGGGCTTCCTCCGCCGCGCGCGCGAGCTCACGCGCGAGCACGGGGCGCTGCTCATCCTCGACGAGATCCAGACCGGCGTCGGGCGCACCGGCCGCTGGTTCGCGTACGAGCACGAGGGCGTGCGGCCCGACGCGGTCACGATCGCGAAGGGCATCGCGGGCGGCGTGCCGATCGGCGCGCTCGTGGCGTTCGACGCCGCGGCCGACCTCCTGCAGAAGGGCCAGCACGGGTCCACCTTCGGCGGCAACCCGCTCGCCACCGCCGCGGGGAACGCGGTCCTCGCCGAGATCGAGGAGGCCGGGCTCGTGGAGAACGCGGCCCGCCGCGGCGAGGAGATCCGCGCCGCCATCACGGGCCTCGACTCCCCGCTCGTCGCCGAGGTGCGCGGCCGCGGCCTCCTCATCGGCGTGGGCCTCCACCACGAGGACGCCGGGCGCATCGCGGCCGCCGCGCTCGGCGAGGGCCTCATCATCAACGCGCCCAACGCCCGCAGCCTCCGCATCGCGCCGCCGCTCATAGTCGGCGACGCGGAGGTGCGCGACTTCCGCGAGCGGTTCGGGCGCGCCCTGGCGCACCTGCGCTGAGCCGGGGGAGCGGGGGCCGATCGCGCTCCCGTCCCCGGCGTCGGGCGGCGCCCCCGCGCGGGGCCGCCGCCCGACGGATCCGCCCCCGCACGTCCCCTAGGCTTGTCTGACCCCGAGTCCCCCGAGAGCGAGCGATGCGATGACCCGCCACTTCCTGCGCGACGACGACCTGAGCCCGGCCGAGCAGGCCGAGGTGCTCGACCTGGCGGTGCAGCTCAAGCGCGAGCGCTGGTCCGAGCGCCCGCTCGCCGGCCCGCAGACGGTCGCCGTGATCTTCGACAAGTCCTCGACCCGCACGCGCGTCTCCTTCGCCGTCGGCATCGCGGACCTCGGCGGCGTCCCGCTCATCATCAGCACCGCCAACAGCCAGCTCGGCGGCAAGGAGACCGCGAGCGACACCGCGCGCGTCCTCGAGCGCCAGGTCGCGGCCATCGTCTGGCGCACCTACGGCCAGGCTGGCCTCGAGGAGATGGCCGCGGGCACAACAATCCCCGTCGTCAACGCCCTGTCGGACGACTTCCACCCGTGCCAGATCCTCGCCGACCTGCTCACCATCCGCGAGCACCGCGGCGACCTCGCCGGCCAGACCCTCGTCTTCCTGGGCGACGGCGCGAGCAACATGGCGCACTCCTACCTCCTCGGCGGCGTCACCGCCGGCATGCACGTGCGCATCGCCGCCCCCGCCGGCTACGTGCCCGCCGCGGACGTCGCGGCCGACGCCGAGCGCATCGCCGCGACCACGGGCGGCTCGGTCCGGATCCTCGCCGATCCCGTCGAGGCCGTCACCGGCGCCGACGTCGTCATCACCGACACCTGGGTGTCGATGGGCCGCGAGGAGGAGAAGGCCCAGCGCCTGGCCGAGCTCGGCGCCTACCAGGTCACGACCGAGCTCATGGCGCACGCGGTCGACGACGCGATCTTCCTGCACTGCCTTCCCGCCGACCGCGAGTACGAGGTGGCCGCCGAGGTCATCGACGGCCCGCAGTCGGTGGTCTGGGACGAGGCGGAGAACCGCCTGCACGCCCAGAAGGCGCTGCTCGTCTGGCTCCTGCGCCAGTCCTGACGCAGCCCCCACACCCCGAGACACCTCAGCAACGAAACGGAGAACGGCATGGCCGAACGCGTGGTACTGGCATATTCCGGCGGACTCGACACCTCGGTCGGCATCGGCTGGCTCAAGGACGCGACCGGCAAGGAGGTCGTGGCCCTCGCCGTCGACGTCGGCCAGGGCGGCGAGGACATGGAGGTCATCCGGCAGCGCGCGCTCGACTGCGGCGCGGTCGAGGCCGTCGTGGTGGATGCCAAGGACGAGTTCGCGGACGACTACATCGTCCCCGCGCTCAAGGCCAACGCGCTCTACCAGAAGCGCTACCCGCTGGTCTCGGGCCTCAGCCGCCCGCTGATCGCCAAGCACCTCGCGCGCGTCGCCCACGAGCTCGGCGCGAACAGCGTCGCGCACGGCTGCACCGGCAAGGGCAACGACCAGGTCCGCTTCGAGGCCGCCGTCGCCGCGCTCGCGCCCGACCTCACCTCCATCGCGCCCGTCCGCGACCTCGCGCTCACGCGCGACAAGGCCATCGTCTACGCGAACGAGCACGACCTCCCCATCGAGCAGAGCAAGAAGAGCCCGTACTCGATCGACAAGAACGTCTGGGGCCGCGCGGTCGAGACCGGCTTCCTCGAGGACCCGTGGAACGGCCCCATCGAGGACCTCTACGAGTACACGCAGGACCCCGACGTGCTGCGCGACCCCACCGAGGTCACCATCACGTTCGAGGCGGGCGTGCCCGTCGCGATCGACGGCGTGCGCTACTCGCCGCTGCGCATCGTCCAGGAGCTGAACGCCGCGGCGGGCGCGCACGGCATCGGCCGCATCGACGTCGTCGAGGACCGCCTCGTCGGCATCAAGAGCCGCGAGGTGTACGAGGCCCCCGCCGCCATGACGCTCATCGAGGCGCACGAGGAGCTCGAGAGCCTCACGATCGAGCGCGACCTCGGCCGCTACAAGCGCGGCGTCGAGAAGGACTGGGCGAACCTCGTCTACGACGGGCTCTGGTTCTCCGGCCTCAAGCGCTCGCTCGACGCCTTCATCGAGGACTCGCAGCGCCACGTGTCCGGCGACATCCGCATGACGCTCCGCGGCGGCCGCGCGGTCGTCACCGGCCGCCGCAGCGAGTCGAGCCTGTACGACTTCGACCTCGCCACCTACGACACGGGCGACACGTTCGACCAGTCGCTGTCCAAGGGCTTCATCGAGCTGTGGTCGCTGCCGAGCAAGATCTCGGCGCGCCGCGACCTCGCGGTCGAGCAGGCCGCGCTGGCGGCCGACCCCGCGCCCGCCGCGGAGTAGCCGCATGACCGAGAGCACGGATCCGTCCTCCCGCGCAGGCGAGGCGGGCGCCCTCTGGGGCGGCCGCTTCGCCGGCGGCCCGTCGCCGGAGCTCGTGGCGCTCAGCCGCTCGACGCACTTCGATTGGCAGCTGGCGCCCTACGACATCGCGGGATCCCGGGCGCACGCCCGTGCCCTCGCGTCCGCGGGCTACCTGTCGGACGCCGAGCGGCAGGCCATGCTGCAGGCGCTCGACACCCTGGAGGACCGCGTGCGCTCGGGCGCGCTCGTGGCGTCCGAGGCCGACGAGGACGTGCACGGCGCCCTCGAGCGCGGCCTCATGGACATCGCGGGCGCCGAGCTCGGCGGCAAGCTCCGGGCGGGCCGCAGCCGCAACGACCAGATCGCCACGCTCGTCCGCATGTACATGCGCGACCACGCGGCGGTCATCCACGCGATGCTCGTGCAGCTCGTGGACGCGCTGGCCGCGCAGGCCGAGGCGTCGGGCGGCGCGATCATGCCGGGCCGCACGCACCTGCAGCACGCGCAGCCCGTGCTCCTCGCGCACCACCTGCTCGCGCACTGCTGGCCGCTGGTCCGCGACCTCGAGCGGCTCGCCGACTGGGACGCGCGCGCCGACGTCTCGCCGTACGGATCCGGCGCCCTCGCGGGATCGACCCTCGGCCTCGACGCCGGCGCGGTCGCCCGCGACCTCGGCTTCGCGCGCAGCTCCGAGAACTCCATCGACGGCACGGCCGCCCGCGACGTCGTGGCCGAGTTCGCGTTCGTGCTCGCGCAGGTGGGCATCGACCTGTCGCGGCTGAGCGAGGAGATCATCCTCTGGAACACGCGCGAGTTCGGGTTCGTCACGCTGAGCGACTCGTACTCGACCGGGTCGTCGATCATGCCGCAGAAGAAGAACCCCGACATCGCCGAGCTCGCGCGCGGCAAGTCGGGTCGCCTCATCGGCAACCTGTCCGGCCTGCTCGCGACCCTCAAGGGCCTCCCGCTCGCGTACAACCGCGACCTGCAGGAGGACAAGGAGCCCGTGTTCGACTCGGTGCAGACCCTCGAGGTGCTGCTGCCGGCGTTCACCGGGATGATCGCGACCCTCCGCTTCGACACCGGGCGCATGGCGGAGCTCGCGCCGCAGGGCTTCTCGCTCGCGACCGACGTGGCCGAGTGGCTCGTCAAGCACCGCGTGGCCTTCCGCGACGCGCACGAGATCACGGGCGAGCTCGTGAAGGCCGCCGAGTCCCGGGGCGTCGGCCTCGAGGATCTGAGCGACGACGACCTGCGCGCCGTCTCGCCGCACCTGGTGCCGGAGGTCCGCGAGGTGCTCAGCATCGAGGGCTCCGTCGCCAGCCGTGACGGCGTGGGCGGCACCGCCCGCGTCCGGGTCGACGAGCAGCGCGCCGAGCTGGTGCGCCGCGTGGCCGAGCTGCGCGCGCGGGCCGATGCGGCGGCCGAGCGCCGCGCGGCGGCAGCGGCATCGGCGTCGGGGGAGGCGTCGGCGTGACGCTCTCGAACGGCCGGCGTCCCGAGCGCCCCGAGCCCCGGAACCGCTGGCTCCTGCCCCTCGTCATCGGCGTGGCCGTCGCCGTGCTGGTGTTCGTGGTGGTCGTCGCGAGCCTCAACGGCGAGCTGATCTGACCCCCGCGTGATCGACGCGGCCTTCTTCGCGCGCGACGCGGTCGAGGTGGCGCCCGCGCTCCTCGGCGCGATCCTGTCGCGCGACTCGGAGGAGGGCCGCGTCTCCGTGCGCCTCACCGAGGTGGAGGCCTACCGCGGGGTGGGCGAGGATCCCGGATCGCACGCGTTCCGCGGTCGCCGCGCCCGCAACGCCACCATGTTCGGGCCGCCCGGCCGTCTCTACGCGTACTTCACGTACGGCATGCACACGTGCGCGAACGTCGTCTGCGGTCCCGAGGGGACGAGCGCCGGCGTGCTGCTGCGAGCCGGCGAGATCGTCGAGGGGATCGACCTCGCGCGGAGCCGTCGGGGCGCGGCCGTCCGCGACCGCGACCTGGCGCGCGGGCCCGCCCGCCTCGCGGTGGCGCTCGGCATCCCGCTCTCGGACGACGGCGCGCCGCTCGACGCGGCGCCGTACGCGCTCGCCCTGCCGGACGCGCGGCTCGCGCTGCCGGCGTCCGGCCCGCGCGTCGGGGTGTCCGGACCCGGGGGATCCGGCGAGCTGTTCCCGTGGCGGTTCTGGGTGCCCGGGGATCCGACCGTCTCGCCGTACCGCGCGCACGTCCCGCGCGTCCGCCGCTGAGCTGTCCGGTGCCGCCCGCTAGCGGACGACGAGCACGACCGCGGCGCACGTGGCGGCCCACAGCCAGCTCACGAGCGTCCCGATGATGAAGCGCTCCCGCGCCTCGGCCGCCTCGCCGAGCTCGGAGAACCGGCCGACGCCCTTGATGGCGATCACGACGGCGAGCGCCTCGGGGTAGCCGGCGAGGATCACGGCCACGACCGCCAGTCGCTCGAGCATCCCGATGGTGGCGCCGCCGCGCAGCACCTCGCGGGTGGGGCGGCGCAGGGCGGACGGGTCGTCCTCGTGCCCGCGCGGCGCGACCAGGATCCCGCCGTACGCTCCCGGCGGCACCGAGCCGCGGGTCGCGAGGGCCAGCACGACCGTCGACGCGGATCCGCCTCCGACGACGGCGAGCACGACGGCGACGAGCCCGAGGTAGCCGACGACGAGCGGCGACGCGACGCCGTCGAGCGCGAGCCCGACCGCCACCGCGGCGGCGAGGGTCCCCGCGGCCCCGGCGACCGTGCCCGTGCGGGGCGAGCGCACGGCGAGCAGCGCGAGCACGAGGGCCGCGGTGAGGAGCACGCACAGCGCGACCCAGGCCGCGACCTCCGCGGTGGTGCCGACGGGGATCACGAGCTGCGCCCGCCGCGCGTGGTGCGCGGTCCCGCGGCTGCCGCCGCTCCCGCGTCGAGGTGCGCCAGCAGCGCCTCGAGCCCGGGGATCGCGGCGCGCTCGGCGCGCCACCCGCTCGTGCGCAGGCGCGTGCTCACCGCCTGCGGGGTGATCCCGAGCTCGGCGGCCACCTCGCGCTGCGTCCGGCCGCCGGCCATGCGGTCGACGACGTCCCAGCCCTGCGGGGTGCGGCGGTCACGGGCGAGCAGCAGCAGCGTGAGGAGCGCCTCGACCTCCGCGGCGCCCGGCATCCGCGGGGCGGGATCGTCCCCGGGGCGCGCGGTCGGCGGATCCGTCGCGAGGGCGAACCGCGTCGCGCTGCGCTTGGCCGCGGTGACGGCGTCGCGGGCGGCGATGAACGCCGGGCCCGTGGCCTCGCGGGTCGCGCGGGGGAGCGGGGTCCGGACCGCCCCGATGCCGAGCCCGACGCTCCAGTGCCCGGCGCGCGTGAGCACGAGGACCATGTCGAGCGCGGTGGCGGCGTCGGCGACGAGCGCCTGCACCTCGTCGCCGGACGTGCGGTCGACCGGGAGCACCAGGCGCCCCTCGTAGCGTGCCGCGAGGTCGTCCCGCCCCGTCCCCGCGCGGTCGACGTCGCTCCGGCTCGCCTTCTGGTCGGCGGTGATGACGAACATGCGGATCCCCCTCAAGGCCCAGCGATTGATGCAGGCACATCAAGGCTATGCACCTGATCTTCCGAGATCAAGCCTGAGGGTTGATCCCGACCCGCCCTGCCCCGCTCTCCCGAGCATCGCCGCGACCACCGACAGCGGGTCGTCGTCGGCCGCGTCATCCGGTGTCGTCGCCCCCGCCGTGCCCCGCCGTCCCGGGGATGCCCCGCTGGTACCGTGATCGGGTGACGAACGCCGATCTCGACCTCCTCTCCTCCCAGCAGAACGACCCGTCCTTCCCGGACGTGTGGGAGGAGATCGTCTGGCGCGGGTACGTGCACGTGTCCACGGACCAGGACACCCTGAAGGAGCTGCTGTCCGGACCGCCCATCACCTACTACTGCGGATTCGACCCCACCGCGCCGAGCCTGCACCTCGGCAACCTCGTGCAGCTGCTGCTCATGCGGCGGCTCCAGCTGGCGGGGCACCGTCCGCTCGGGCTCGTAGGCGGCTCGACCGGCCTCATCGGCGATCCCCGGCCCACGGCCGAGCGCACCCTCAACACCCCGGAGGTCGTGGCGGAGTGGGTGGGGCGCCTGCAGGCGCAGGTGTCCGCGTTCCTCAGCCCCGACGGCGACAACGCCGTGCGCATCGTCAACAACCTGGACTGGACGGCGCCCATGAGCGCCATCGACTTCCTGCGGGAGGTGGGCAAGCACTTCCGGGTGGGCACCATGCTCAAGAAGGACGCGGTGAGCGCGCGCCTGAACTCCGACGAGGGCATCAGCTACACCGAGTTCAGCTACCAGATCCTGCAGGGCCTCGACTTCCGGGAGCTGCACCGCACGTACGGGTGCGTGCTGCAGACCGGCGGCAGCGACCAGTGGGGCAACCTCACCAGCGGCACCGACCTGATCCGCCGCAGCGAGCGGGCGACCGCGCACGCCATCGGCACGCCCCTCATCACCAACTCGGACGGCACCAAGTTCGGCAAGAGCGAGGGCAACGCGGTGTGGCTCGACCCCGAGCTCACGAGCCCCTACGCCTTCTACCAGTTCTGGCTCAACACCGACGACGCCGACGTGATC
The genomic region above belongs to Clavibacter phaseoli and contains:
- the argF gene encoding ornithine carbamoyltransferase is translated as MTRHFLRDDDLSPAEQAEVLDLAVQLKRERWSERPLAGPQTVAVIFDKSSTRTRVSFAVGIADLGGVPLIISTANSQLGGKETASDTARVLERQVAAIVWRTYGQAGLEEMAAGTTIPVVNALSDDFHPCQILADLLTIREHRGDLAGQTLVFLGDGASNMAHSYLLGGVTAGMHVRIAAPAGYVPAADVAADAERIAATTGGSVRILADPVEAVTGADVVITDTWVSMGREEEKAQRLAELGAYQVTTELMAHAVDDAIFLHCLPADREYEVAAEVIDGPQSVVWDEAENRLHAQKALLVWLLRQS
- a CDS encoding DNA-binding protein → MFVITADQKASRSDVDRAGTGRDDLAARYEGRLVLPVDRTSGDEVQALVADAATALDMVLVLTRAGHWSVGLGIGAVRTPLPRATREATGPAFIAARDAVTAAKRSATRFALATDPPTARPGDDPAPRMPGAAEVEALLTLLLLARDRRTPQGWDVVDRMAGGRTQREVAAELGITPQAVSTRLRTSGWRAERAAIPGLEALLAHLDAGAAAAAGPRTTRGGRSS
- a CDS encoding DNA-3-methyladenine glycosylase: MIDAAFFARDAVEVAPALLGAILSRDSEEGRVSVRLTEVEAYRGVGEDPGSHAFRGRRARNATMFGPPGRLYAYFTYGMHTCANVVCGPEGTSAGVLLRAGEIVEGIDLARSRRGAAVRDRDLARGPARLAVALGIPLSDDGAPLDAAPYALALPDARLALPASGPRVGVSGPGGSGELFPWRFWVPGDPTVSPYRAHVPRVRR
- the argH gene encoding argininosuccinate lyase; its protein translation is MTESTDPSSRAGEAGALWGGRFAGGPSPELVALSRSTHFDWQLAPYDIAGSRAHARALASAGYLSDAERQAMLQALDTLEDRVRSGALVASEADEDVHGALERGLMDIAGAELGGKLRAGRSRNDQIATLVRMYMRDHAAVIHAMLVQLVDALAAQAEASGGAIMPGRTHLQHAQPVLLAHHLLAHCWPLVRDLERLADWDARADVSPYGSGALAGSTLGLDAGAVARDLGFARSSENSIDGTAARDVVAEFAFVLAQVGIDLSRLSEEIILWNTREFGFVTLSDSYSTGSSIMPQKKNPDIAELARGKSGRLIGNLSGLLATLKGLPLAYNRDLQEDKEPVFDSVQTLEVLLPAFTGMIATLRFDTGRMAELAPQGFSLATDVAEWLVKHRVAFRDAHEITGELVKAAESRGVGLEDLSDDDLRAVSPHLVPEVREVLSIEGSVASRDGVGGTARVRVDEQRAELVRRVAELRARADAAAERRAAAAASASGEASA
- the tyrS gene encoding tyrosine--tRNA ligase, with product MPRWYRDRVTNADLDLLSSQQNDPSFPDVWEEIVWRGYVHVSTDQDTLKELLSGPPITYYCGFDPTAPSLHLGNLVQLLLMRRLQLAGHRPLGLVGGSTGLIGDPRPTAERTLNTPEVVAEWVGRLQAQVSAFLSPDGDNAVRIVNNLDWTAPMSAIDFLREVGKHFRVGTMLKKDAVSARLNSDEGISYTEFSYQILQGLDFRELHRTYGCVLQTGGSDQWGNLTSGTDLIRRSERATAHAIGTPLITNSDGTKFGKSEGNAVWLDPELTSPYAFYQFWLNTDDADVIHRLRIFTFLDRTRIEELARAVESEPFRREAQRALAWEVTTLVHGEHATESAIAAAQALFGQGELSALDEPTLRAALGELPSADIPVGTTVIQALIDTGLVSSAGEARRAITQGGVYVNNVAVGDASAVVDDLLHGRFAVIRRGKKTLAGVTVA
- a CDS encoding acetylornithine transaminase, with product MTTTQPERRTTQTESEWSDRFQAAMMRSSPPPLAMLVRGEGCRVWDSTGREYLDFLAGIAVNSLGHAHPALIRAVTEQVSTLAHVSNYFATPPQIALAERLRRITGAGDTGRVYFGNSGAEANEAAFKLARRNGSAHRTRVITLQGSFHGRTMGALALTGQPALQAPFLPLPGGVEHIAPTLEALEAAIDDTVQALILEPIQGEAGVVDLPAGFLRRARELTREHGALLILDEIQTGVGRTGRWFAYEHEGVRPDAVTIAKGIAGGVPIGALVAFDAAADLLQKGQHGSTFGGNPLATAAGNAVLAEIEEAGLVENAARRGEEIRAAITGLDSPLVAEVRGRGLLIGVGLHHEDAGRIAAAALGEGLIINAPNARSLRIAPPLIVGDAEVRDFRERFGRALAHLR
- a CDS encoding argininosuccinate synthase, with product MAERVVLAYSGGLDTSVGIGWLKDATGKEVVALAVDVGQGGEDMEVIRQRALDCGAVEAVVVDAKDEFADDYIVPALKANALYQKRYPLVSGLSRPLIAKHLARVAHELGANSVAHGCTGKGNDQVRFEAAVAALAPDLTSIAPVRDLALTRDKAIVYANEHDLPIEQSKKSPYSIDKNVWGRAVETGFLEDPWNGPIEDLYEYTQDPDVLRDPTEVTITFEAGVPVAIDGVRYSPLRIVQELNAAAGAHGIGRIDVVEDRLVGIKSREVYEAPAAMTLIEAHEELESLTIERDLGRYKRGVEKDWANLVYDGLWFSGLKRSLDAFIEDSQRHVSGDIRMTLRGGRAVVTGRRSESSLYDFDLATYDTGDTFDQSLSKGFIELWSLPSKISARRDLAVEQAALAADPAPAAE